The following is a genomic window from Mya arenaria isolate MELC-2E11 chromosome 4, ASM2691426v1.
TCACGATTCACATATTATTTACGAACTAATTCCTTTTTTGCTAGTGCTACGCATGGGGAAAGGAGTTTCTTTAGACTATAAATTACTGAAACTACTATTGATAGAAATCATTTCAATCGCTGGAGCTAAAACTTACAcctattttatatgtttttattagtAAGATATGATTTAATGTCCTAAACTGGACAACATTTAGTGTTTATAACTACAAAGTAAATTATGTTATGGTACTACGTAACTAACCCATTTAGTGCCTCCCCACCTAAAATGTTAATTGTAAACCAATGGAATCGTTTTTTCTCCcgcctcagataagtagatccaaatatttaatcatgctagaaattcttatcttgcctacgggcaaagataaaactagtacccgtatggaactcctttttaatggtcatcacattgttaTTACCTCCCATGTCGAAGACTGTCGTATGTAGCATCATGGagaccttgtcttgtggcaatatttagaaacCTAATCAACCATTCCTCGCTTCCAATGGCAGCATAAAAAAGTGTTcacgctccattcaagaaataatgctccaATCTactaagaactatttaaagaccgatttctctataaacataatctgaatcgctgcgcgaatatccatgacaaccacgaattatgacatatccatacgcatttaatttcactatgcacaaaatagttccagcaaaaatacatttttactgaattttgtttaattgaagtgggagaaaaagcatctaagATAGGTTAATCCCTACCCTCTCGCAGAGTGTTTTGTGGAAAGTCGGTAATCGTCGTTTCCGCTAAACACCCTATGCTCGGGTCGAAATGAAACCTatcactctcggccatggaagatacttttaatcttgtgtttatttaacatcttataatattgaatataaaatgttgAAGTGATATGTTGTCTTAaacgaaaaacatattttactaaGATTATACTGTGTTATCATGTTGTTAAAAGTTTCTGTAAGTATATTGGATACTGTGAATGGTATCCTGTTTAACAAAAGCATTAACATTGGTCTAAATGACTTTGGTTTATGTACCAGTTAAACTAATATTGTACAATTGATACCTACttgttaacaacaatgttgGCAATATATGGACTAGTTTTGCTTTCTGGATTGAGCGGTACAACTCTAAAGTGGTCGTTGTTCACAGAGAATGACATCTTGGTGTTGAGATCGGCATCTCTTGCAGTAACTGAAATAATGGCGTTATTGATTATTGATCTTTCTTCATAATCAGATGAAAACGAACAGGACATAACCTGTTGTTACCGatggaaaaatgttttatacaactCGCAAATTGTACCATTTATTTTAGTCATGTTAGAAACATTGGGTTTCAGAAAAAGCTAAAAACCTTCGAAAAATAACTCTACAAATGACAGTGTACCAGTTAGTAGAATGCTGCCAGTTGGTATATATTCTCTGACACTTTCTTTCTCTAACATTGGGTTTCAGAAAAAGCTAAAAACCTTCGAAAAATAACTCTACAAATGACAGTGTACCAGTTAGTAGAATACTGCCAGTTGGTATATCTTCTCTGACACTTTCATTCTTAAACATTGACGTGGTAAAACTTGGGTCAAACTCATTCTTGTCTGTGACATAAACTTCAAGCTGAAAATAGGATAATTATGTTCTGCATTTAAAAATCAGCTcaataattgtatatgtttcttattaaatgcagttttatttttttacatatcgAAAGATAATTATTTAGATTTGTaaagcaaaaaattaaaacatcgGAAAACAAAACGTGAATTTTAATTGGTCTCGATCCAATTTGTCCCCTTTCCTTAAATGCAGGAAACTTTTTGGACATCAAAATAATATCTCTTTGAGTAGTTTGTATTCTACTGACTGTGGTGGTGCTGGTGAGGCCAGTTCTGCCTTCAGTTGCCTGGATGGCGAAGCTGTATATCCGCGGGTCCCTCTCATAGTCGACCACACGCTTCACGTACAGGTCTGCATCGTACACTCCCACTACAGACGAGCCCGACACCAGCGTCTCGAAAAGATGGAAGGGCAGGCTTAACTCGTCAAGGACCGCCAGAGATATGCTGTTTGACTGGAAACTCTTCACCCTCATTCTGTTCTGAAGTATGGTTATCCTAAATATACAAAgagatattgaaataaaagttgattCAATACGATTGTAGCCGGATTCATGATTATTATCTATATGCATATTTACACCGTAAATAACTGTACAGAAGACGTAAATAGCCACAATATActcatatatttattgtaatagtATTTATACCATATCAAATAAAAGTTAATCTTATTCTGGTTTTAGATCGTCACTTACTTctggtttatttcattttcctcCTGGAACTGTAAGGTGTATCCATTCTGCATGTTGAATTGCGGGCGCCGGGTGCCGGCCTTGACCTCCACGACACCGCTCGTCACCTGGGAGCTGGCCCCGGCGGTATCTGTGGCCTTGATTGTGATGCGCAGGAATTGGTCAGGCGTAAACGGCTGCTGTCCTTTCCGTTTTATTTCCGCCACGGCACTGTTATACGTCACGTCGAAAAACAAACCAGCATTGCCCACtgtaaacaacaacataacttGTGAACGCCAACCATATATAGGAATTATTGTTCGCTTGAATTCAAagtaatgtattattattaaacgttAACTTCTGTTTACGACTTTCGTAGATATTACACAAAACTGCATTGttaccattgttttaattttaaacgaGTATCTTCTTTGAAGCCCCAGTTTAAGAATTGTCTTTCTTGTTCATCCACCACTTGAACGGCCTCTTTTTTGGCACTTCTGCCACAGCATTTTGCAAAATGtccatttctttatttttaggCTCATTGCCatacaggactttgttcaattaagtggattaacattgtttatgcttttaatgaccaatattcgTTGATCTGAAATCTGTTCTCTGTCTTGCTTGTTAATCCTCCACCTGCGCGGCCTCTTTTTTGGCACTGATGCCACAGCACGGTGCAAAATGTCCTGTCCATATTTATAAGCTCTTTGCCTTAGGAATTTGTTCAAAGGAGAGGGGCTAAACATCGTTTATGATTTTTCGTTGATCTCAAATCTGTTCGACGAGAACAGACACTGCAGGGCAATATGGATTAGGATTAATAAACAATCGTTTGTAATACTCCAGATTTAGGAGGGTCAGTTATAGAAGGGGTAAACCATGCCTTTATGGAAGTAACGGATCACtgatttattgcaatacaaTGTTCCTATATCAAGGGATTAAAGGGAATAGACAACATATATCACAATAACGCTTACGacatatttatagtttaaatcatttttaccaTTCATGTAAATGTAGTACAGCCACATACAAGCTCAAGTAGACAACTATAGTcttgttttggaaaaaaaactatatttgcCGACTTGGGGACTATCTGGAGTCTAGTCCTTTTGATACACAGTGTCATACGTACCAAACTTATGTGAGAGCGAGATGATAGCGCCTCTGTCGGGGTCTGTAGCGGTGAGGGAGTAGACCTGGCTGTTTGCGGCGGCGCTGAGCAACACGACCGCGTAATACGGGTAAAACTCGTTCGTGAACACTGGGGACTCGTCGTTGACGTCCATCAGTATCACGGGCTGCAGGAGCGTCTTCATAACTGAAATATCGACAAATAACATACAATTTCAGCTTACCCTGTACAAAAGACACAATCAAACTGACTAAACAATGATGAATTAAGAACATCTATCCACGAATAAACTACAATGCAGTTCTCTGATTGATTGAAAGAGAACTATATTCAAATGAATTGTAGAAgtgaaaatacatataattatacctACActttttcctcaaaacaagacTTGTAGTGTCCATAGGAGCTTGTATGTGGCcgataaaacataaatttacatgatttaaataattaccGCAGCAATCTTGTCGACCCTAACGAAGTCTCATATTGTATCACAAAATGTGAAGGTGTGCCCGTTCAAGACaatgtttgtatcatttgaaaggtatttgcTTGCTGATGACTGATATGGgacataatatatcaaaagaaCATTATACATTGCCTTTGTGTAACGGCACTTAGCCAGTCAAACAAAACGCCTGTATTGAGTATTTATaactttgaaaacaaagaataaaCAATCTAAAATTATGTGCAAAACAAGTAGAATGGTAGTTAAAGGCATAGTTAAAGCCTTCATGATTCCTTTACTTTGTAATGCGGTTATGTACAGTAATAATGTAGTGCATAGTCAAGGtacaatttaaaaattgaatgtatagttaaaatgtaaatatgaatattaatacagtgattatttaaaatacattaatgaaACGACGTACTGCAATGTACAATAACaatgtgaataataataattgacaaTAGTAATATATTGCATGCGTCTACcttacaaacagaaaacattaatattttataattttaagcTTTGCTCAAGGTAAACGATGCGCCTTCAagagttaaaacataatatcaCCTAATAGCAGACGTACCGTTATCACTACTGTGTTCGGTCATTGAATTGTCAGAGACTATGATAGTCAAATTGATCATTTCAGAACCGTTGTTAGCCGGAATAAAGGCTTCATAATCCAACGTAAAGCCTGCCGCGACGGGAACATCACCGCTTACAATGTCTACCCTAAACGCGTTCGCATATGTAGAACTGTTCAAGATGTAACGATAGTTGAGCGAATCCAATGAATCTTTAACACTAAATAAAACGCCGGTTGCCGTTTCTTGGACAGCTTTATCCGGTAAGACAATATCAACGTAACTCTGACGTCGCTTCCTTATACCCAGCACTTGATTATACTGGTAGGCATCCatttcaatgatatttgttaaaatcaaGATTACTATCAAACCCCTAAATCCTTTATGTTTCATTGCAAACAATTTTGAGGGATTAAGATATTTGCGTTTAAACTACGAACTAGCATTTAAATCGTTATTTCACGCACCCACTTCGAGGTTGAGCGCTCAATTCTTCCTGATTGTGCATTTTACAATAGATTATGGTATTAAGGTTATTCGATATGTGTGAGCTATGGTGGCTGATATCTGCCATTTCGTACGTT
Proteins encoded in this region:
- the LOC128229971 gene encoding neural-cadherin-like produces the protein MKHKGFRGLIVILILTNIIEMDAYQYNQVLGIRKRRQSYVDIVLPDKAVQETATGVLFSVKDSLDSLNYRYILNSSTYANAFRVDIVSGDVPVAAGFTLDYEAFIPANNGSEMINLTIIVSDNSMTEHSSDNVMKTLLQPVILMDVNDESPVFTNEFYPYYAVVLLSAAANSQVYSLTATDPDRGAIISLSHKFVGNAGLFFDVTYNSAVAEIKRKGQQPFTPDQFLRITIKATDTAGASSQVTSGVVEVKAGTRRPQFNMQNGYTLQFQEENEINQKITILQNRMRVKSFQSNSISLAVLDELSLPFHLFETLVSGSSVVGVYDADLYVKRVVDYERDPRIYSFAIQATEGRTGLTSTTTLEVYVTDKNEFDPSFTTSMFKNESVREDIPTGSILLTVTARDADLNTKMSFSVNNDHFRVVPLNPESKTSPYIANIVVNKALDYDGCR